From one Brachypodium distachyon strain Bd21 chromosome 4, Brachypodium_distachyon_v3.0, whole genome shotgun sequence genomic stretch:
- the LOC100827005 gene encoding protein LITTLE ZIPPER 1 isoform X7 yields MTLRRKRLRLVRRRRERRRAAGAEMEMLNLKLHLENRRILAENERLREKASALRGENLALRADLRNTATAVVLLPPAEAAHGC; encoded by the exons ATGACTCTCAGGAGGAAGAG GTTAAGGCTggtcaggaggaggagggagcggaGGAGAGCTGCTGGAGCAGAGATGGAGATGCTGAACCTGAAGCTCCACCTTGAGAACCGACGCATCCTGGCGGAGAACGAGAGGCTCCGGGAGAAGGCCAGCGCACTCCGTGGCGAGAACCTTGCTCTGCGTGCCGACCTGCGCAACACGGCGACGGCCGTGGTGCTGCTGCCACCGGCAGAGGCCGCCCATGGCTGCTGA
- the LOC100827005 gene encoding uncharacterized protein LOC100827005 isoform X3 produces the protein MSVGSYDRGTSSSGIYLNKINAKSFLRPCTLWPRAVYPVPRSPLSLFFPELLSLSLSCCSPRAPVETSSSSPRAPLLPLLFCSSPRPPAHPVPHPIPGLDLERQRRRGWSARRRAPKSSSAAGLVRSSVRPRAAGSTARRRWCPSFLVSPPLPPPPALRARTPLPGHGLLVGAATVEAGGLVSTRRSAGSPSSRREQQAPGLHRRGATPEAAAVASFFVCVPLCLSCFFKEKILEIVCVLLCLSCFFKEKILEIGVGAGHGLHFSVERCAPAPGISSTDYSESLEVHAK, from the exons ATGTCAGTGGGATCGTATGATCGGGGTACAAGTTCCAGTGGAATTTATCTGAATAAAATCAACGCCAAATCTTTTCTGCGCCCGTGCACTTTGTGGCCGCGTGCGGTGTATCCAGTCCCTCGGTCTCCCCtatctctcttcttccccgagcttctttccctctctctctcctgctGCTCACCCCGTGCCCCTGTGGagacgagctcctcctcccctcgagcacccctccttcctcttctcttctgctCCTCaccccgcccgcccgcccacCCCGTCCCCCACCCCATCCCCGGCTTAGATCTCGAGCGCCAACGGCGCAGGGGCTGGTCCGCTCGTCGGCGCGCCCCCAAGAGCTCAAGCGCCGCCGGCCTGGTCCGCTCATCGGTGCGGCCACGCGCCGCCGGATCTACGGCACGGAGACGCTGGTGCCCCTCATTCCTCGTCTCTCCACCCCTTCCCCCTCCCCCCGCGCTGAGAGCTCGaacgccgctgccggggcaTGGTCTGCTCGTCGGCGCGGCCACGGTGGAAGCCGGAGGGCTCGTCTCCACCAGACGGAGCGCCGGCTCCCCTTCCAGCCGCAGAGAGCAGCAGGCCCCGGGCCTTCACCGTCGAGGGGCGACCCctgaagcggcggcggtggcatcCTTCTTCGTCTGTGTTCCGCTATGTCTAAGTTGCTTTTTCAAAGAGAAGATTCTGGAGATTGTTTGTGTTCTGCTATGTCTAAGTTGCTTTTTCAAGGAGAAGATTTTGGAGATTGGGGTTGGTGCTGGTCACGG GCTCCACTTCTCGGTGGAGCGATGTGCGCCTGCACCTGGCATTTCTTCTACGGATTATTCAGAGTCTCTCGAG GTTCATGCAAAGTGA
- the LOC100835161 gene encoding UDP-glucosyltransferase UGT13248: MADTASEHSSGGGGIHILLLPYPSQGHINPILQFGKRLAATHPGVRCTLAVTRFLLAETRGAASPGAVHLAEISDGFDRGGFTEAAGDVAAYLARLESAGSRTVGELLRAEAEAGEEHGRQPVRAVVYDAFLQPWAPAVGRRHGAACAAFFTQAPAVDLAYAHAQAGRMHVPVLGIGEETLELPGLPAGLKRADLPTFLTDPSDCPAYLDLLLKQFVGLDSVDHVLVNSFHELQPQESEYMAATWGARTVGPTVPSAYLDHRIPEDVSYGFHLHTPTTAATKAWLDARPPRSVAYVAFGSIAAPSAAQVAEVAEGLLNSGAPFLWVVRASETSKIPEGFADRASEIGMVVTWTAQLEVLSHGAVGCFVTHCGWNSTTEALGAGVPMVGVPQWSDQTTNAKYIQDVWRVGVRALPDGEGVVRKEEVERCVREVMGGEEYRRNAAQWKEKARMSMSEGGSSDRNIVEFLRDLGLGKSQQSTEAL, translated from the coding sequence ATGGCGGACACGGCGTCGGAGCatagcagcggcggcggcggcatccacatcctcctgctcccgtACCCAAGCCAGGGCCACATCAACCCGATCCTCCAGTTCGGCAAACGCCTCGCGGCCACCCACCCGGGCGTCCGCTGCACGCTCGCCGTcacgcgcttcctcctcgccgagaCCCGCGGCGCCGCGTCCCCTGGCGCCGTGCACCTCGCGGAGATCTCCGACGGCTTCGACCGCGGCGGCTTCACCGAGGCCGCGGGCGACGTGGCCGCCTACCTGGCCCGCCTGGAGTCCGCCGGCTCGCGCACCGTGGGCGAGCTGCTGCGcgccgaggcggaggcgggggaagAGCACGGCCGCCAGCCCGTGCGCGCCGTGGTGTACGACGCGTTCCTGCAGCCCTGGGCTCCCGCCGTGGGCCGGCGCCACGGCGCCgcgtgcgcggccttcttcaCGCAGGCGCCCGCCGTGGACCTGGCGTACGCGCACGCCCAAGCGGGACGGATGCACGTGCCAGTGCTCGGCATCGGTGAGGAGACGCTGGAGCTGCCCGGCTTGCCCGCCGGGCTTAAACGGGCCGATCTGCCGACGTTTCTGACCGACCCGAGCGACTGCCCGGCGTACCTCGATCTCCTGCTGAAGCAGTTCGTAGGCCTTGACTCCGTTGACCACGTCCTCGTCAACTCCTTCCACGAGCTGCAGCCGCAGGAGTCGGAGTacatggcggccacgtggGGGGCCAGGACGGTCGGCCCGACCGTGCCGTCGGCGTACCTCGACCACCGCATCCCCGAAGACGTCTCCTACGGCTTCCACCTCCACACGcccacgacggcggcgaccaaaGCCTGGCTCGACGCCCGCCCGCCGCGGTCCGTGGCGTACGTCGCCTTCGGGAGCATCGCGGCGCCGAGCGCGGCGCAGGTGGCCGAGGTCGCGGAGGGGCTGCTAAACTCCGGCGCGCCGTTCCTGTGGGTCGTCAGGGCCTCGGAGACCTCCAAGATCCCCGAGGGCTTCGCCGACAGGGCCTCGGAGATCGGCATGGTCGTGACGTGGACGGCGCAGCTGGAGGTGCTGAGCCACGGCGCCGTGGGCTGCTTCGTGACGCACTGCGGGTGGAACTCGACGACGGAGGCGCtgggcgccggcgtgcccaTGGTGGGCGTGCCCCAGTGGTCGGACCAGACCACCAACGCCAAGTACATCCAGGACGTGTGGCGCGTCGGCGTGCGCGCGCTGCCGGACGGGGAAGGGGTTgtgaggaaggaggaggtggagaggtgCGTGAGGGAGGTGATGGGGGGCGAGGAGTACCGGAGGAATGCGGCCCAGTGGAAGGAGAAGGCCAGGATGTCCATGAGCGAAGGTGGCAGCTCGGACAGAAACATCGTGGAGTTTCTTCGTGATCTTGGATTGGGAAAATCCCAGCAATCGACTGAGGCATTGTGA
- the LOC100834854 gene encoding UDP-glucosyltransferase UGT13248 — MASHAEPAQGEAAGAGAGGGHVLLLPYPSQGHVHPMLQFAKRLAHHGMRPTLAVTRHILATCTPDAALASAVRVAAVSDGCDAGGFGECNDVDDYLSLLEAAGSETLGELLRAEAAGGRPVVAVVYDAFLPWARGVAAAHGAAAAAFFTQPCAVNVAYGHVWGRKVSVPVEAGAKVVGLPGLPALQPEGLPWFLKVGPGPYPGYFEMVMSQFKGLELADDVLVNSFYELEPEEAAYMASAWGAKTIGPTVPASYVGDDRLPSDTKYGFHLFDLTAAPCIEWLSTHPARSVVFASFGSLSNLDPAEMREVAQGLLDAGRPFLWVVRCSEAHKLPAGYSEACGSRGGLVVSWCPQLEVLAHRAVGCFLTHCGWNSTAEALVAGVPMVALPQWTDQPMNAEYVEAVWRVGVRVRPAAEDGLARSGEIVRGIEEVMEGEKSGEYRRNAAAWVEKARAASREGGSSDRNIAEFVAKYSSK, encoded by the exons ATGGCTTCTCACGCCGAGCCCGCGCAAGGagaagccgccggcgccggcgccggcggggggcACGTGCTCCTGCTGCCGTACCCGAGCCAGGGCCACGTGCACCCGATGCTGCAGTTCGCCAAGCGCCTGGCGCACCACGGCATGCGGCCCACGCTGGCCGTCACGCGCCACATCCTCGCCACCTGCACGCCGGACGCCGCCCTGGCCTCCGCCGTCCGCGTCGCCGCGGTCTCCGACGGCTGCGACGCGGGCGGCTTCGGCGAGTGCAACGACGTCGACGACTACCTCTCCCTGCTCGAGGCCGCGGGCTCCGAGACGCTGGGCGAGCTCCTCCGGGCCGAGGCCGCGGGGGGCCGGCCCGTCGTGGCCGTGGTCTACGACGCGTTCCTGCCGTGGGCCCGCGGCGTGGCAGCGGCCcacggggccgccgccgcggccttctTCACCCAGCCCTGCGCCGTGAACGTGGCATACGGCCACGTGTGGGGGCGGAAGGTGAGCGTgccggtggaggcgggcgCCAAGGTGGTCGGCCTGCCCGGGCTGCCGGCGCTCCAGCCCGAGGGATTGCCGTGGTTCCTCAAGGTCGGGCCCGGACCGTACCCGGGGTACTTCGAGATGGTGATGAGCCAGTTCAAGGGACTGGAGTTAGCTGACGACGTCCTCGTTAATTCTTTCTACGAGCTCGAGCCCGAG GAGGCAGCGTACATGGCGTCAGCGTGGGGCGCCAAGACGATCGGGCCGACAGTGCCAGCATCCTACGTCGGCGACGACCGCCTGCCGTCGGACACCAAGTACGGCTTCCACCTCTTCGATCTCACGGCCGCGCCCTGCATCGAATGGCTGTCCACCCACCCTGCGCGCTCCGTCGTGTTCGCCTCCTTCGGCAGCCTCTCCAACCTCGACCCGGCAGAGATGCGCGAGGTGGCCCAGGGCCTCCTGGACGCCGGCCGTCCTTTCCTCTGGGTCGTCCGCTGCTCGGAGGCCCACAAGCTCCCTGCCGGCTACTCGGAGGCTTGCGGGTCGCGCGGCGGGCTGGTGGTCTCGTGGTGCCCGCAGCTGGAGGTGCTGGCCCACCGGGCCGTGGGCTGCTTCCTGACACACTGCGGGTGGAACtcgacggcggaggcgctggtgGCCGGCGTGCCCATGGTGGCGCTGCCGCAGTGGACGGACCAGCCGATGAACGCCGAGTACGTGGAGGCCGTGTGGCGGGTCGGGGTTCGggtgcggccggcggcggaggacgggcTCGCGCGGAGCGGGGAGATTGTGAGAGGGATCGAGGAGGTGATGGAAGGGGAGAAGAGCGGCGAGTACAGGAggaacgccgccgcctgggTGGAGAAGGCCAGGGCAGCCAGCAGGGAGGGCGGGAGCTCCGACAGGAACATCGCCGAGTTTGTCGCCAAGTACTCGTCCAAGTGA
- the LOC100827005 gene encoding uncharacterized protein LOC100827005 isoform X4, producing MSVGSYDRGTSSSGIYLNKINAKSFLRPCTLWPRAVYPVPRSPLSLFFPELLSLSLSCCSPRAPVETSSSSPRAPLLPLLFCSSPRPPAHPVPHPIPGLDLERQRRRGWSARRRAPKSSSAAGLVRSSVRPRAAGSTARRRWCPSFLVSPPLPPPPALRARTPLPGHGLLVGAATVEAGGLVSTRRSAGSPSSRREQQAPGLHRRGATPEAAAVASFFVCVPLCLSCFFKEKILEIVCVLLCLSCFFKEKILEIGVGAGHGLHFSVERCAPAPGISSTDYSESLEML from the exons ATGTCAGTGGGATCGTATGATCGGGGTACAAGTTCCAGTGGAATTTATCTGAATAAAATCAACGCCAAATCTTTTCTGCGCCCGTGCACTTTGTGGCCGCGTGCGGTGTATCCAGTCCCTCGGTCTCCCCtatctctcttcttccccgagcttctttccctctctctctcctgctGCTCACCCCGTGCCCCTGTGGagacgagctcctcctcccctcgagcacccctccttcctcttctcttctgctCCTCaccccgcccgcccgcccacCCCGTCCCCCACCCCATCCCCGGCTTAGATCTCGAGCGCCAACGGCGCAGGGGCTGGTCCGCTCGTCGGCGCGCCCCCAAGAGCTCAAGCGCCGCCGGCCTGGTCCGCTCATCGGTGCGGCCACGCGCCGCCGGATCTACGGCACGGAGACGCTGGTGCCCCTCATTCCTCGTCTCTCCACCCCTTCCCCCTCCCCCCGCGCTGAGAGCTCGaacgccgctgccggggcaTGGTCTGCTCGTCGGCGCGGCCACGGTGGAAGCCGGAGGGCTCGTCTCCACCAGACGGAGCGCCGGCTCCCCTTCCAGCCGCAGAGAGCAGCAGGCCCCGGGCCTTCACCGTCGAGGGGCGACCCctgaagcggcggcggtggcatcCTTCTTCGTCTGTGTTCCGCTATGTCTAAGTTGCTTTTTCAAAGAGAAGATTCTGGAGATTGTTTGTGTTCTGCTATGTCTAAGTTGCTTTTTCAAGGAGAAGATTTTGGAGATTGGGGTTGGTGCTGGTCACGG GCTCCACTTCTCGGTGGAGCGATGTGCGCCTGCACCTGGCATTTCTTCTACGGATTATTCAGAGTCTCTCGAG ATGCTCTAG
- the LOC100827005 gene encoding uncharacterized protein LOC100827005 isoform X1 produces the protein MSVGSYDRGTSSSGIYLNKINAKSFLRPCTLWPRAVYPVPRSPLSLFFPELLSLSLSCCSPRAPVETSSSSPRAPLLPLLFCSSPRPPAHPVPHPIPGLDLERQRRRGWSARRRAPKSSSAAGLVRSSVRPRAAGSTARRRWCPSFLVSPPLPPPPALRARTPLPGHGLLVGAATVEAGGLVSTRRSAGSPSSRREQQAPGLHRRGATPEAAAVASFFVCVPLCLSCFFKEKILEIVCVLLCLSCFFKEKILEIGVGAGHGDRFDSFCVFMAEAGGRRKMPVEEERNGWQVRGSRDGKQEGHEMGDEK, from the exons ATGTCAGTGGGATCGTATGATCGGGGTACAAGTTCCAGTGGAATTTATCTGAATAAAATCAACGCCAAATCTTTTCTGCGCCCGTGCACTTTGTGGCCGCGTGCGGTGTATCCAGTCCCTCGGTCTCCCCtatctctcttcttccccgagcttctttccctctctctctcctgctGCTCACCCCGTGCCCCTGTGGagacgagctcctcctcccctcgagcacccctccttcctcttctcttctgctCCTCaccccgcccgcccgcccacCCCGTCCCCCACCCCATCCCCGGCTTAGATCTCGAGCGCCAACGGCGCAGGGGCTGGTCCGCTCGTCGGCGCGCCCCCAAGAGCTCAAGCGCCGCCGGCCTGGTCCGCTCATCGGTGCGGCCACGCGCCGCCGGATCTACGGCACGGAGACGCTGGTGCCCCTCATTCCTCGTCTCTCCACCCCTTCCCCCTCCCCCCGCGCTGAGAGCTCGaacgccgctgccggggcaTGGTCTGCTCGTCGGCGCGGCCACGGTGGAAGCCGGAGGGCTCGTCTCCACCAGACGGAGCGCCGGCTCCCCTTCCAGCCGCAGAGAGCAGCAGGCCCCGGGCCTTCACCGTCGAGGGGCGACCCctgaagcggcggcggtggcatcCTTCTTCGTCTGTGTTCCGCTATGTCTAAGTTGCTTTTTCAAAGAGAAGATTCTGGAGATTGTTTGTGTTCTGCTATGTCTAAGTTGCTTTTTCAAGGAGAAGATTTTGGAGATTGGGGTTGGTGCTGGTCACGG AGATAGATTTGATTCCTTCTGTGTTTTCATGGCGGAGGCTGGAGGTAGGAGGAAGATGCCtgtagaagaagaaagaaatggaTGGCAGGTTAGGGGGTCCAGAGATGGGAAACAAGAGGGTCACGAGATGGGAGACGAAAAATAG
- the LOC100827005 gene encoding uncharacterized protein LOC100827005 isoform X5 codes for MPRRERKKAPGCYHSGQETARAKRRVLQKEWQQQQQQKKKPHVSMTLRRKRLRLVRRRRERRRAAGAEMEMLNLKLHLENRRILAENERLREKASALRGENLALRADLRNTATAVVLLPPAEAAHGC; via the exons ATGCCAAGGAGAGAGCGGAAAAAGGCTCCCGGATGTTATCATTCTGGCCAAGAAACCGCACGAGCAAAAAGAAGAGTACTCCAAAAAGAATG gcagcagcagcagcagcagaagaagaagcctcATGTTTCAATGACTCTCAGGAGGAAGAG GTTAAGGCTggtcaggaggaggagggagcggaGGAGAGCTGCTGGAGCAGAGATGGAGATGCTGAACCTGAAGCTCCACCTTGAGAACCGACGCATCCTGGCGGAGAACGAGAGGCTCCGGGAGAAGGCCAGCGCACTCCGTGGCGAGAACCTTGCTCTGCGTGCCGACCTGCGCAACACGGCGACGGCCGTGGTGCTGCTGCCACCGGCAGAGGCCGCCCATGGCTGCTGA
- the LOC100827005 gene encoding uncharacterized protein LOC100827005 isoform X6: MPRRERKKAPGCYHSGQETARAKRRVLQKEWQQQQQKKKPHVSMTLRRKRLRLVRRRRERRRAAGAEMEMLNLKLHLENRRILAENERLREKASALRGENLALRADLRNTATAVVLLPPAEAAHGC, encoded by the exons ATGCCAAGGAGAGAGCGGAAAAAGGCTCCCGGATGTTATCATTCTGGCCAAGAAACCGCACGAGCAAAAAGAAGAGTACTCCAAAAAGAATG gcagcagcagcagcagaagaagaagcctcATGTTTCAATGACTCTCAGGAGGAAGAG GTTAAGGCTggtcaggaggaggagggagcggaGGAGAGCTGCTGGAGCAGAGATGGAGATGCTGAACCTGAAGCTCCACCTTGAGAACCGACGCATCCTGGCGGAGAACGAGAGGCTCCGGGAGAAGGCCAGCGCACTCCGTGGCGAGAACCTTGCTCTGCGTGCCGACCTGCGCAACACGGCGACGGCCGTGGTGCTGCTGCCACCGGCAGAGGCCGCCCATGGCTGCTGA
- the LOC100826378 gene encoding acyl-coenzyme A thioesterase 9, mitochondrial, whose product MWRTATKIPIAATWLRSDIAARKPWASNFPPHLRTTPHLKPVILFFFPHGRRNRLGISPPRSRIMAARSSTATSLLSRTLLRATSSSSQRAAHLLETSARRVPRVESRAAASGGGDPGQEPPPPPADAMDSPIKVVSHPGIGGGEAAIDAGGSARKPLSLWPGMYHSPVTNALWEARSSIFERMMDAGAAAAAGPQTELLTKTPAQSRTTIVYKFATDDILREQYRDPWNEVRIGKLLEDLDALAGTIAVKHCSDEDSTTRPLLLVTASVDKMVLMKPLRVDTDIKIAGAVTYVGRSSIDIQIEVTQVDQDSVDSDMQSEPITLTANFTFVARDSVTGKSASVNRLSPETEREKQLFAEGEAQDKLRKRKREEQKGVLENGMHKFHAERLDALLAEGRVFSDLPALADRDSILMRDTRLENSLICQPQQRNLHGRIFGGFLMHRAFELAFSTAYAFVGQRPCFLEVDHVDFLKPVDVGDFLRFKSCVLYTQLENKWQPLVNVEVVAHVTRPELRKSEISNTFHFTFTVGSDALENGLKIRNVVPSTEEEARRILERMDAEGLLD is encoded by the exons ATGTGGCGGACGGCCACGAAAATCCCGATCGCCGCCACTTGGCTTCGGTCAGACATCGCGGCGAGGAAGCCGTGGGCGTCCAACTTTCCACCGCACCTTCGCACCACTCCCCATCTGAAGCCAGTCATCTTATTCTTCTTCCCACATGGCCGGAGGAACCGCCTCGGTATTAGCCCGCCACGAAGCCGAATCATGGCCGCGAGATCCTCGACAGCGACGTCGCTGCTCTCCAGAACCCTCCTCCgtgccacctcctcctcctcccagagAGCAGCCCACCTCCTCGAAACGTCCGCGCGCCGAGTCCCCCGGGTCGAATCGAGAGCCGCGGCGTCGGGCGGAGGGGATCCGGGccaggagccgccgccgccgccggcggacgCCATGGACTCCCCGATCAAGGTGGTGTCCCACCCCGGAatcggcggcggggaagcggCGATCGACGCGGGCGGGTCGGCGCGGAAGCCGCTCAGCCTGTGGCCCGGGATGTACCACTCGCCGGTCACCAACGCGCTGTGGGAGGCTCGGTccagcatcttcgagcggatGATGGACGcgggggccgccgccgccgccgggccgcAGACGGAGCTGCTCACCAAGACGCCCGCGCAGAGCCGGACCACCATCGTCTACAAGTTCGCCACCGACGACATCCTCCGGGAGCAGTACCGGGACCCCTGGAACGAGGTGCGCATCGGCAAGCTGCTCGAGGACCTCGACGCCCTCGCCGGCACCATCGCCGTCAAG CACTGTTCTGATGAAGATAGCACAACAAGACCCCTTTTGTTAGTTACTGCTTCTGTGGATAAGATGGTGCTAATGAAGCCACTTCGGGTGGACACTGATATAAAGATAGCTGGGGCCGTTACTTATGTTGGCCGCTCTTCAATTGATATACAGATTGAGGTGACTCAGGTCGATCAAGATAGTGTTG ATAGTGATATGCAGTCAGAACCAATAACATTGACGGCTAACTTCACATTTGTTGCACGAGATTCAGTGACCGGAAAGTCTGCTTCAGTGAACCGTCTTTCACCGGAAACTGAAAGAGAGAAGCAATTATTTGCAGAGGGAGAAGCACAGGATAAGctgagaaaaaggaaaagagaagaacaaaaggGAGTGCTTGAAAATGGGATGCATAAGTTTCATGCTGAAAGGCTGGATGCTTTATTGGCAGAGGGTCGTGTTTTCTCTGATTTGCCTGCTTTAGCTGACAGAGATAGCATCTTGATGAGGGATACTCGTCTGGAGAACTCTCTTATCTGCCAGCCTCAACAACGAAACTTGCATGGAAGAATATTTGGAGGTTTCTTGATGCACCGAGCATTTGAGCTTGCCTTCTCAACTGCTTATGCCTTTGTCGGCCAGAGACCGTGTTTTCTTGAGGTCGATCATGTTGACTTCTTAAAGCCA GTGGATGTAGGTGACTTTCTCCGATTCAAATCATGTGTCTTGTATACCCAACTTGAGAATAAATGGCAGCCCCTGGTAAATGTTGAAGTTGTCGCTCATGTAACAAGGCCTGAGCTCCGAAAAAGCGAG ATCTCCAACACATTTCACTTCACCTTCACAGTTGGTAGCGATGCATTGGAGAATGGATTGAAAATCCGCAATGTTGTTCCCTCTACTGAAGAAGAGGCACGGCGTATATTAGAGCGCATGGACGCTGAGGGCTTGCTTGATTAA
- the LOC100827005 gene encoding uncharacterized protein LOC100827005 isoform X2, with amino-acid sequence MSVGSYDRGTSSSGIYLNKINAKSFLRPCTLWPRAVYPVPRSPLSLFFPELLSLSLSCCSPRAPVETSSSSPRAPLLPLLFCSSPRPPAHPVPHPIPGLDLERQRRRGWSARRRAPKSSSAAGLVRSSVRPRAAGSTARRRWCPSFLVSPPLPPPPALRARTPLPGHGLLVGAATVEAGGLVSTRRSAGSPSSRREQQAPGLHRRGATPEAAAVASFFVCVPLCLSCFFKEKILEIVCVLLCLSCFFKEKILEIGVGAGHGLHFSVERCAPAPGISSTDYSESLEGGQAPE; translated from the exons ATGTCAGTGGGATCGTATGATCGGGGTACAAGTTCCAGTGGAATTTATCTGAATAAAATCAACGCCAAATCTTTTCTGCGCCCGTGCACTTTGTGGCCGCGTGCGGTGTATCCAGTCCCTCGGTCTCCCCtatctctcttcttccccgagcttctttccctctctctctcctgctGCTCACCCCGTGCCCCTGTGGagacgagctcctcctcccctcgagcacccctccttcctcttctcttctgctCCTCaccccgcccgcccgcccacCCCGTCCCCCACCCCATCCCCGGCTTAGATCTCGAGCGCCAACGGCGCAGGGGCTGGTCCGCTCGTCGGCGCGCCCCCAAGAGCTCAAGCGCCGCCGGCCTGGTCCGCTCATCGGTGCGGCCACGCGCCGCCGGATCTACGGCACGGAGACGCTGGTGCCCCTCATTCCTCGTCTCTCCACCCCTTCCCCCTCCCCCCGCGCTGAGAGCTCGaacgccgctgccggggcaTGGTCTGCTCGTCGGCGCGGCCACGGTGGAAGCCGGAGGGCTCGTCTCCACCAGACGGAGCGCCGGCTCCCCTTCCAGCCGCAGAGAGCAGCAGGCCCCGGGCCTTCACCGTCGAGGGGCGACCCctgaagcggcggcggtggcatcCTTCTTCGTCTGTGTTCCGCTATGTCTAAGTTGCTTTTTCAAAGAGAAGATTCTGGAGATTGTTTGTGTTCTGCTATGTCTAAGTTGCTTTTTCAAGGAGAAGATTTTGGAGATTGGGGTTGGTGCTGGTCACGG GCTCCACTTCTCGGTGGAGCGATGTGCGCCTGCACCTGGCATTTCTTCTACGGATTATTCAGAGTCTCTCGAG GGAGGTCAAGCACCAGAATGA
- the LOC100826693 gene encoding UDP-glucosyltransferase UGT13248 → MVRADESIHVLLVPYPAQGHLNPILQFGKRLAGHGGAVRCTVAVTRFVLGSTKPAPIGSVHVGVISDGCDALGPAELGGHQGPYFERLEAAGSETLDGLLRSEAAQGRPVRVVVYDPFMPWVQDLARRHGAACAAFLTQTCAVDIVYTHARAGRLPVPVRRDDGAAGLLELPGLSARLSAADVPTFLTDTDAHHPSMRDLLMNQFVGLRTVDHVLVNSFFDLEPQEAEHLASTLGAKTIGPTVPSAYLDKRLPADVSYGFHLHTPMTSECKAWLDAHRARSVVYASFGSIVAPGAEQMGEVAEGLQSTGAPFLWVVRATEASKLPEGFASEAKAHGHLIVPWCPQLEVLAHEAVGCFVTHCGWNSTVEALSAGVPMVAVPQWSDQPTNAKYIQDVWRVGVRVRQDGEGVVRKEEVERCVKEVMDGEGYRKRAAAWRAKANKAMSQGGSSDRNIAEFLSKYRAGK, encoded by the exons ATGGTGCGCGCCGACGAGAGCATCCACGTCCTCCTCGTCCCGTACCCGGCGCAGGGCCACCTGAACCCGATCCTCCAGTTCGGCAAGCGCCTCGcgggccacggcggcgccgtccGGTGCACCGTGGCCGTGACCCGGTTCGTCCTGGGCTCCACGAAGCCGGCCCCGATCGGCTCCGTGCACGTGGGCGTCATCTCCGACGGGTGCGACGCCCTGGGCCCGGCCGAGCTGGGCGGGCACCAGGGCCCATACTTCGAGCGGCTGGAGGCGGCCGGGTCCGAGACGCTGGACGGGCTCCTCCGGTCCGAGGCGGCCCAGGGCCGGCCCGTGCGCGTGGTGGTGTACGACCCGTTCATGCCGTGGGTGCAGGACCTGGcgcgccgccacggcgccgcctgcgccgcgtTCCTCACCCAGACGTGCGCCGTGGACATCGTGTACACGCACGCGCGGGCCGGCCGGTTGCCGGTCCCCGTGCGTCGTGATGATGGGGCCGCCGGCCTGCTAGAGCTCCCTGGGCTTTCGGCCCGGCTAAGCGCCGCCGACGTGCCGACGTTCCTGACGGACACCGACGCGCACCACCCGTCCATGCGGGACCTGCTGATGAACCAGTTCGTCGGGCTGCGCACCGTCGACCACGTCCTCGTCAACTCCTTCTTCGACTTGGAGCCTCAG GAAGCAGAGCACCTAGCGTCGACGTTGGGCGCGAAGACGATCGGGCCAACGGTGCCGTCGGCCTACCTGGACAAGCGCCTGCCAGCCGACGTGTCCTACGGCTTCCACCTGCACACCCCAATGACCTCCGAGTGCAAAGCCTGGCTGGACGCGCACCGGGCGCGCTCCGTCGTGTACGCCTCCTTCGGCAGCATCGTGGCGCCCGGCGCAGAGCAGATGGGCGAGGTCGCCGAGGGCCTGCAGAGCACGGGCGCGCCGTTCCTCTGGGTCGTCCGCGCCACGGAGGCCTCCAAGCTCCCCGAGGGCTTCGCGTCCGAGGCGAAAGCCCACGGCCACCTGATCGTGCCGTGGTGCCCGCAGCTGGAGGTGCTGGCCCACGAGGCCGTGGGCTGCTTCGTGACCCACTGCGGCTGGAACTCCACCGTGGAGGCACTcagcgccggcgtgcccaTGGTGGCCGTGCCCCAGTGGTCCGACCAGCCCACCAACGCGAAATACATCCAGGACGTGTGGCGCGTCGGGGTGCGCGTGCGGCAGGACGGGGAAGGCGTTgtgaggaaggaggaggtggagaggtgCGTGAAGGAGGTGATGGATGGGGAAGGGTATAGGAAGAGGGCTGCCGCGTGGAGGGCCAAGGCGAACAAGGCCATGAGCCAAGGCGGTAGCTCCGACCGTAACATCGCCGAGTTCCTCTCCAAGTATCGCGCCGGGAAATGA